The Amphiura filiformis chromosome 12, Afil_fr2py, whole genome shotgun sequence genome includes a region encoding these proteins:
- the LOC140166626 gene encoding G-protein coupled receptor GRL101-like codes for MVGHLAVADSLMGVYMLIIASADVYYRDIYAYYAEEWQTSAVCKFAGFLSVLSSEGSVFFMTAISVDRFIGVVYPFSKVKLRPKSTHITAGLIWFLAFIISLLPLLIRGYFNDNFYSRSSVCLALPLTTERPSGWEYSTTIFLGVNMTAFIVMLACYGVMYMAVKSSAERAGRRDVNRAQEVELALRMAFLVFSDMFCWMPIVIMGILATTRVVEIPPISYAWIAVFVLPLNSSLNPYLYTILTREMSKKKKSQSSKETLSSHLNKAYQLDDGAGLQYLGGNYFVQ; via the coding sequence ATGGTTGGCCATCTCGCTGTTGCTGATAGTCTTATGGGCGTCTATATGTTGATCATTGCGTCGGCGGATGTGTATTATAGAGATATATATGCTTATTATGCTGAAGAGTGGCAGACAAGCGCAGTCTGTAAGTTTGCTGGCTTTCTCTCTGTCTTGTCATCTGAAGGCTCCGTCTTCTTCATGACTGCTATAAGCGTGGATAGATTCATTGGGGTTGTGTACCCTTTTAGTAAAGTGAAACTCAGACCAAAATCAACACACATTACTGCAGGCTTAATATGGTTTTTGGCTTTCATTATCAGTTTGTTACCACTCCTTATTCGAGGCTACTTTAATGATAACTTCTACAGTCGATCAAGTGTGTGTTTAGCTTTGCCGCTTACAACAGAACGTCCATCAGGATGGGAATACTCAACTACGATCTTTCTCGGGGTAAACATGACTGCCTTCATCGTCATGCTGGCGTGCTATGGAGTGATGTATATGGCTGTGAAGTCCTCAGCAGAACGAGCTGGTCGTCGTGATGTGAACCGTGCGCAGGAGGTCGAGCTGGCTTTACGCATGGCTTTCTTGGTTTTCTCTGACATGTTTTGTTGGATGCCTATCGTGATTATGGGTATATTGGCTACAACTAGAGTGGTGGAGATACCACCTATAAGTTACGCCTGGATCGCGGTATTTGTACTACCTTTGAACTCCTCTCTTAATCCTTATCTATACACTATTCTTACGCGTGAGATGAGCAAGAAGAAGAAGTCACAATCATCCAAGGAAACACTATCTAGCCATTTGAATAAAGCTTATCAACTTGATGATGGCGCAGGGCTACAGTATTTAGGAGGTAATTATTTTGTTCAAtag